GCTGTCACCGTAGTCGCCGCTGTCACCGTAGTCGCCGCTGTCACCGTAGTCGCCGCTGTCACCATAATCGCCGCTGTCACCGTAATCGCCGCTATCACCATAATCGCCGCTGTCACCGTAGTCGCCGCTGTCACCGTAGTCGCCGCTGTCACCGTAGTCGCCGCTGTCACCATAATCGCCGCTGTCACCATAGTCGCCGGATGCTGCCACTGCCTTTTTTACCGTGATACCATTTGGAGACAGACCATACCCAAGAATCAATAGCAGTATCACACCAAAGGTCATTATCATAACTGCCTTGTTAGCTCTCATTACGTCCCTCCCTTTGTCTTTAAAAACAGTCACGTACTGGTAAACACTTACGCATGAAACTTTTAAAGACCCTAATTATGGTTTATTCCTGCAGCAAGTTGTAGATGCACTTCTATAACGTATAAACATTGTAGAACTTGCAACCTGTCAACATGCTGCAGGAATATACTCGCTGTAAACTTTCTATTCCCGCCAATTCATCCAGACCTTCAAATACAGGAAGCGAACTTAACCCGGTCTGAACTACTCAGGGTGATCCACATAACCCTCGGCTTTTAGAATTAGTAACCGGCTGCACTGCCGCCGTAACCGCCGGAACCGCCGCCGTAGCCACCGGAACCGCCGCCGTAGCCACCTGCCTCGCCACCGTAGCCACCTGCTTCTTCACCACCGTAGCCACCTGCTCCAACCTCTTCAACAAAACCTGCCACCTTCTGATAGCCAGTGTAAGACGACACACTATAGCCTACCAAAAACCCGATAAACAGCGCTACAACTACCAAGACAAACCAGAGACCGCTTTTCATATCCTCTAATCCTCCTTTGGGGAATTTTTACCTGCATTTATTTCTTTCTGATCTTCCAGACGAACTTGCCGGAAACCTGACTCTTTTCTATAATCTCATTCCCGTTGGACTCACACATTGATAAAATCGACTCTGATGAGGAAGGGTTGTCGAAAAATACCTCCAGAGTGTCTCCGGGCTTCATCTTCTCAAGGGCCTTCTTTGCGTAGATCTGAGGATGGGGACAGACATACCCCAGCACATCCAGCATATACTCACCCTCACCTTTTTTCTCAAACTTCATTGCCATGACTAATACCTCCTTATATTTTGGTTTTGATTTTTATAAGTCAAAGGCTGCCATCTCCTTTGCCATCTTTCTCTCTGTCCACCAGTTAAAGAACTTAACACCAAAAAATGCACCACCGATCATCCCAAACCCAAAAAGCCATCCAGAGGGATCACCGTTAGCAACCCTTGCAAAAAATGCCCCGATATTACAACCAAGGGCAAGCCTGGAGCCTATACCCATTCCAAAACCACCTATAATCGCCCAGATTGCAAGTTCCCTGGTGGGTTTTTTAAACTTGAATTCATTGTGCAGAAGTGCCATGGTTGCAGCACCGCCGATAAGAGCGATCGACATCCAGTCCGCCGGGTTAAACAGGGGGTTTGGAATACCGTTGGTGAATCCGAAGTATATATTGTCCATATTGTTCCAACCCAACTTGTGCAATATCCAACCAACCCACTGTGCCTCCTGCGTGGTAACATACCAGTACCCCGGGTCAAAAACGGTTCCTCTAACAGACAAACCATAGTCCTGCCCAATCGCCTTGAGTATCTGCCCTGCATTACCGACACCGAACTTAAGACGTAACCCCTCGATAACAAACATGTGCAGACCACTTGCAACACCAAGGAACAGGCCTGCAATAGCCGTCCTCTTCGAGGCACGGATCATCTGCCAGTATCCGGCAAGCTCGTCACCAAAAGTTACATTGCCGCCCCTCTCTTCCCTTAATCTTCTCACATAAGTCTTTCTTACCCAGAAGATGTACACGACAACAAGCAGCAACGCCCCCGGGATAACAGAACCAAGAAGAAAATTGCCGATAAACGCCCCTGAAAAAGACTGGTTATCCAGTCCCAGCCACTTTGCAACTGTATATACAGGATGATTCCATACATATCCTGCAAGATACTGGTCCAGCCAGCCATCCGTAACATTAATGGATGCCGGCAAACCTTTTGCCATGGCTGATTTGGTCCAGGCCTCCGGAACGAGTTTGTTCAGCCAGCCGCCGACATCGGCGAATACGGCCTGGGTTATACTTATGGAGAGAATAACCATTGCGGCAACACCATTACCCTCACCTGTCTTGTAGAGTGAACCCGAGGCACAACCGCCTGCAAAAACCATTCCCCAGCCAAAGAAGAGCCCCCCAATAAACGCATGAATTCCAAATGGCGCGGGATGAAACGTACTTGCGCCCGTTACTGTTACCAGGGAAGCGGTAAAACCGAAGAGTATTGTGGCTATCATAATACCCACAACCATCCTCGGAACACCAACTGCAAAGAGGTCCCTGAAGGCCGATGCAAAACAAAACCTACCGTACTGCAATATCAGTCCATAGATAAAACCGAACCACAGATAAGCCATGAGATAGATATACAATTCACTCTCAAAATAGGCAAACAGACTGACTACTACGAAGAACCCAACTACCACAAAAGCCCATCGTTGACTCTTTTTTTCTTCTTTCTCCACCTCATCTCCTCCTTCATATATAGTTGATTAAAATAAGTGAACAATTATCCGGGGGATTTTTATAGCTTAAATCCAGAAAACTTACGCATACACCTTATGGCTGTCTGAGAGATAATAGAATAATAAGTCTTTTCACCTCCCTGAAATTATCTTTTGCTCTCCAACACACGGTTCAGAAACAGAAAATAAATTATCTCCCTTATCTGAACAGGAAATAAAATTTAATTAATATATCATGGAAGTCGGGTAGTTGTCAATTATATGCCGGATTACCCGATACCCAGCCTACAGGACTATGACCTTATCTGAATCGTGGTCCATGGCTGCGTTATTATACTGGCTTCCGCGAATTATCTCCTCTGCTATCCCTTCGGTCTTGACACTTATCTTCTGTGCGCTATGATCACAGAAACTCATGGTAACACCCTGCAGTTTGCATAATTCGGTATATGAGGGGTTTTCAAGCAGTTTTGTTCCATCATCCATGGCAAACAGAATAACCTCATGGCCCTTGGATACCGCAGCCTCTGTAATTCCGGCAATGTCATCAAGATGTTTATCTGTATTAACCAATATTCCGAGTTTCATCTTTAAATTCCTCCTTTCACAGACAAGAATATTTTTTCGTAAATACTGCAATGCTGCTTTTCAGCGCACTCATCACCATGCAATGACCTTGTCACAAGATGCTATAAGGTCGATAATCTGAGCATGGTTTTTGTTCTCTCTCAGGTCTACAACCGTAACTTCCTGAGTTTTCTTATGTTCCTCCATAAGCTTTTTTACTGTCTCGTCAGGTTCCTGTTTTAAAATATATAAAATCTTCATTGGATTCACCTCTCCTTATAATTTTATTCAGGTACAGGGGCTCAGGTTTTGGGTCCTGTCACCTGCAACCTGTCTTTTAATAGGGTAGTATGTGGTCATACTCAAGTAACTTCTGTGCTATCTCCTCGGTAGAGAGATACTCCAAATCCTCATTTTCCTTGCAATTGGTGTAAACATTCATCTCCATATCTTTCATTGTCTCAAGATTCAGATCATTATCTTCCGTCTCTTCCACCTTTCTGTCCAGCACGTATACATCAATAATATCATCCATAAGAGTTATACCCACAGCCATTCTC
This portion of the Nitrospirota bacterium genome encodes:
- a CDS encoding YeeE/YedE thiosulfate transporter family protein, with protein sequence MEKEEKKSQRWAFVVVGFFVVVSLFAYFESELYIYLMAYLWFGFIYGLILQYGRFCFASAFRDLFAVGVPRMVVGIMIATILFGFTASLVTVTGASTFHPAPFGIHAFIGGLFFGWGMVFAGGCASGSLYKTGEGNGVAAMVILSISITQAVFADVGGWLNKLVPEAWTKSAMAKGLPASINVTDGWLDQYLAGYVWNHPVYTVAKWLGLDNQSFSGAFIGNFLLGSVIPGALLLVVVYIFWVRKTYVRRLREERGGNVTFGDELAGYWQMIRASKRTAIAGLFLGVASGLHMFVIEGLRLKFGVGNAGQILKAIGQDYGLSVRGTVFDPGYWYVTTQEAQWVGWILHKLGWNNMDNIYFGFTNGIPNPLFNPADWMSIALIGGAATMALLHNEFKFKKPTRELAIWAIIGGFGMGIGSRLALGCNIGAFFARVANGDPSGWLFGFGMIGGAFFGVKFFNWWTERKMAKEMAAFDL
- a CDS encoding DsrE family protein, whose translation is MKLGILVNTDKHLDDIAGITEAAVSKGHEVILFAMDDGTKLLENPSYTELCKLQGVTMSFCDHSAQKISVKTEGIAEEIIRGSQYNNAAMDHDSDKVIVL
- a CDS encoding sulfurtransferase TusA family protein, with product MAMKFEKKGEGEYMLDVLGYVCPHPQIYAKKALEKMKPGDTLEVFFDNPSSSESILSMCESNGNEIIEKSQVSGKFVWKIRKK